From a single Brassica napus cultivar Da-Ae chromosome C9, Da-Ae, whole genome shotgun sequence genomic region:
- the LOC125593419 gene encoding uncharacterized protein LOC125593419 codes for MANIEKLQFPALKVTGENYVRWVTNVKPYLVIKKISEAIKVGNKSPPEHIAEAIIFLKKHLDENLTHDYGDVEDPAVLWQALKDRFDNQKEINLPHALEEWKTLRFQDFQRVRDYNSTILRIVAQLKYCGNPVTEAEMLDKTYNTFHKEHNVLSRIYRKCGYTKFSELMVTLMLAEKNDELLIKNHNSRPTGAKAFPEVNATAVEYSGRRNHTNRGRGRRFNNKRGKPYYPKSIRSNKWVRSEQPHKGKETEEDTTKKSETVCYRCGCKGHWSRTCRTPPHLCKLYQESIKGKAKEVNLTENVEGTSYLESSDFANELD; via the coding sequence atggcaaacatcgagaaactccagttcccggctctaaaagtaaccggcgaaaactatgtcagatgggtcacaaatgtgaaaccttatcttgtaataaaaaagatatctGAAGCTATaaaagtcggtaacaaatcgccacccgagcatatagccgaggcgataatcttcctgaagaagcacttagatgagaatctaactcacgactatggagacgttgaggacccagctgtactatggcaagccttgaaagacagattcgataatcaaaaggaaatcaatctccctcacgctcttgaagagtggaaaaccctgaggtttcaggatttccaaagggttagagattacaattccactatcttgaggatagttgcacaattaaaatattgtggtaaccctgtcaccgaagcagaaatgcttgacaagacatacaataccttccacaaagaacacaacgtcttatcccgaatttacagaaaatgtgggtacaccaaattttctgaattgatggtaacactcatgttggctgaaaagaacgatgagttactaatcaaaaaccataattcccgacccacgggagccaaggcatttcccgaagtgaatgctacggcggtagaatattcgggaaggagaaaccataccaatcgaggtcgtggtcggcgtttcaacaacaaacgtggaaagccttactatcctaaaagtattagatctaacaaatgggttagatctgaacaacctcataaaggcaaagaaaccgaagaggataccacaaagaaaagtgagactgtatgttacagatgtggatgtaaaggacattggtcccgtacctgtcgtactcccccacatttgtgcaagttatatcaagaatccataaaaggaaaggctaaagaggtgaacctcacggaaaacgttgaagggacctcataccttgaatcctctgatttcgcaaatgagctggactag